The DNA window CtccttccatgtgaattgtgAGTGCTGACTAGATAACATCAGTAGGATCAATCATCTGGTCATCTTTGCCAATTGCATACACATAATACCCTCTAGGATCGTTGGGTGAATAATAtccagattcatcatcttcattattatcCCAAGGTCTCTGGTAATCACTGTCATCCTAGCcctggtactcatcatcaccttgagaTTTGGAGTCAtccccatcattctcatcttcactgTCGTCCTCATCAacgtcgtcatcatcctcttcttcactgatgtctccctcacttggttcttcatcggATTCCTCCCGACCCTTGAATTCTCCTGtatccaaatgctcgtagtattcaaaGCGTAAGATcagaagatttccatagggccaaacttgacctcattggctcAAAGCCGGATCAGACccgactcatcatcttctgtgtcactcctgatatggattagggaggtgtgctctttgatttgttcccccACTACCAATGCCATTAttgctctgaggaggtcatctatgacttcttcaatgttctccGGGTTATCCTCTTGAAGTATGGTtgtctgaattagagaagtgggatcaccatcttGACCTTCTCccaaagcattcactgatcctatttATGATgttatctttggggaatctggtaatGCAAACATATCCTTCCAgctgtacccatccatccatccttcttttgggttatccatcgaaccttgagaatgggaatagtataagggtgatgagggatgtgaggtggggtgatatgaaggtgatgtgacaTAAAAAAATAGGGTATTACGAGGAAGATAGGGgctgataagatgatgaggTCCCTTCTCCTTCATGGTGTGGTGAAGgctgatgatatggtggaggttgatggtaCGATGGAGGTTGATGGTAcgatggaggttggtaatatggtgaaggttggtaATATAGTGatggttggtaatatggtgatggTTGGAGGTGTggtacggtggattcttctattgatgaggaaggggGAATGGCGAGTGcttgatcttctgattcttcttctgatgactcttttcttttgggagtccacatgactctggccctttgactcatgactttcctataagcgcgggcattcatatgattcttccgagcttgTGGGGTGATCAATTGAGTGGGATCaatctctgtttcttcttcatctaagTTGGtcacatgatcatagaacatAGAATGATAAAAGTGCTTATCTGACTGATATATGTGAATGGCCCTTTCGAAGGAGTcacactccttttgacaagcatccttaaTGAAACTGCTGATGTGCCCTACTAACTCTAGAGGAAGGGACAACCTTTGCACAAGTAGgaacttctttctccactcaacatgcctctcctcatggtacttcttagaatctctaataaaatgggttggatcaaaGAATCAACGATCCTAATTTTGCTATTCATCCATTGTTGCCAGTatattgatggttctatgatctagaagtgggttggtattgacattaggagattgcttgaccttgacttcaatagtcccgttgTCCACCAAATCCTGAATTGCATATTAGAGGCCTAAGCATCTTTCAGTattatgccccttctgagtgtggtaagcacaatattcatggtcctTATActaagctagaggagggttgctgatggTCATTGGAGCTATTGTCCCCagtaatccttgtttctttagcttctcatataCTGCGATCATGGGCATCCCCAAATCAGTGAATTatcttcttgggtgaggagcatctgcttgtatcacaaaaggttgtgaagaggtgacggGTGATACCGACTGTTGGACCACGTTTACCACATTGGGCTTGGGACCCTTTCCTCAtccaactctggtgttctttcctacatcttgggagggtccttgatactgagcttcccttagaaTTCTGTTTTTCACATAtgtaccggtggctatcaaggcatcaaaagtttaaaaGTATTGGTAATAGaagacatcataataaggctttgacaagttttcaatcaacatttctacttacTTTGCCTCAGAAGGTcggtctgccatcttggcggccttgtctctaaacATCATTaggaaggcggtgaatccttttTTGGACTGttgcctcaatgtctcaagctcttgtcacttcacatccactttggtgttgtatgagtactgcttggttaggctttcaccactgttgccgaattttgagtttgggcaGACTCTAATTGcatgagccacctcagtgctggccctgataaggttaacatgaaggcctgTCCCATCTGATTGTCTGCAAGTTGctatgacttggcgatgctaaggaagactttgagataagccttagggtcccctgacccatcaaatctatcagtttgccatttgaactttttGGGGATTCTTGCcccggagaagaaactcatttcatcagagtCCACTGCTTAATTTTTAAAGCCTTTTCCTGCTTGAatcatattttctaatttttttaattgctctttgagttttctttctttcttcgtctctggaggttccatttggacatgggtcacaaattcttcttcctcttcttcaatcattaccctaggtggagggaccctggaataggttCCCTGTTGACCATTTTGGCgagtaggtgaaactcctcgttGATCGGTTGGCCGAGCTTATTTCAATTCTCCTGAGTtcactcgggaagaattcccatgataaCCCATAGCTCCATTTTGTTCCAACTCTCCTGTAGTTGGTGCCGATTATaaggtctccatgggatggACCCATACTTGgtcgggtgattcagagtcgtgtggatccatatgaactaggctgtaatcacttggtagtaaacaGTCTCGAAGAGACGAAGAAGGTGATATTGGACTTAAATGAGTCAACCGGTTACGTTGACATATCCAAACGGACaatggagaatacttgaggtgtggaattgtgttTGAACCAAAAGTGGATTATTTTAGGACTCatgtattcccaaccctttgttcaATAATCCACTCAATTGTTAACCAataattcatccaaagttagtccacttaatgatagggagtggatagggttgatgcccctagttcACTCAATACCATGAATGGGagacacacaaatggcttgaccaaaaTACTCATATTAAGACATTCTCTGCGAATAAAGTcttgctttccttaatcttatcccactaagTGACCTtcttcctagtttcctcgggtcttttagatgatttgtaATTTTGTGGGACTTTGAAGGGAATCACCTCGAGTCACGTATATCAAAATCATCCATATCTCATTTCTaagaaggaaggacaccttttatcgaaacccacttagaagagcatttctttatggctagaatgcattatagaaaaattcattttcaagatctcaaacaaattctacagattagTTTGTGGTTTcttagcattctccatctatttcttacATGATCCGAgaatgcggtggatgcaataggaccgacaaggcttccttgacaggatctatatacgcaaagtatgtgatccttttgatatacccagaggtacgagatcaagggggtgacttccttacttattactcgtgactacacacgaggttaagcaactggccatggggtggtggaaccatgagtgattgtgtgcaaaagtgtaatacgggaatatcattatttgatctcagaatgtcataaaatgCGTGGACCTCCccagggtgctggcacaaatatgaacatcctcgccattttaaaaataccccacacccttgtacaggaagtggctaccattttctctcaaagtactctccatgacatgcactgacctcccggAGGGTGtgagcatgacagggagtcccttgccaaatgaattcactttgagcatgatgcataatgcagttagcgaatacaattacaaaaatAGGGTTGcctaaacatgttttcaaatagatttggtggaaaatattcttgcatttaatggtagcatctagtgttggaagcttgacagttccccagtggagtcgccactatgagggtaacGGCCAGAGATCactctcttctccccttttctaggagggggaaaaaaggaCTTCGCATtcgaccctctctcctctctctttcttttttttagggaggggtgtgtcgtgtgtgttTACCTATGGGTGTCACACCGTCGTATTGCCGCTCGGAGAATCGTGGActcctatttcacaagagtgtaaagttcatcattaagacggggatttgatgatggtccaatacgggggattgagatcatacaaaagggtttggagtccctacctaggattatgggcctaggacctggggatgggcccaattcctgagagaAGGGCCTGAAACtaggtctggtccagagatttaggataagtgtcagattgtagagttgggaaggtgttaggcacccaatctacccgattcaagTGATCTTCCTaattagatgcttaagaacaaacattttccacaattatttctattctgcttgcatggctaaattatcacacatatatacattaactggatttaaataattatgtacactataacaaggtcaatataaggtctacattatgctaattcggtTGAACAActatacctaagcttgacccctgtttcaggtcaagtgGGATGAACCCCTGATTAGTGTAGGCATGAACTTTCTTATAGATTCTCccagcttaggggaagatggtcttggcctccaacttcctttttgaGAGACATTGACTGTGGTACTATTCGaagagttttggctaggaacggttacttccagatttgaattttggctgagcttcggctagggaagccTACTTCTAGGCTTTTGGCTAAGGTGGTattctggtagagcttccgctggggataggctatgggagggctaggctgaggtggcactttgacagagcttctactgggaatgGGCTagaacctaaatggttgaagaacttcaaaggcccgaagaacacttcagatcttaggaagatctctctgaagacttgaagaaatttaaagaagggggagggagactaaGGTAAAGCTTTTCCTACACGAAATGTTCACTCAAAGAAGTAAATGAtggaagaacttcgaaggcccgaagaacattttgaagatcggaagaacacttcagatcttatgaagatctctccgaagacttgaagaaccttaaggggggagggcaggagagagggcagagcttctctacaaagattgctcactaggaggcttgagtgtgtaaaaccaaaggaaGCAGGGTATTTATAGCtttcttggaccaatggggagaaaagagggatttcttTAGCCAATGGGGCTAAAAAGTGAATTTCTGGGCCAATAGGGTAACAAAGTGaaattttgggccaatggggtgaaggataaatttctttggccaatgaggtgtagaaattcctttttgggccaatgggatgaAAAGATGCATTTTTTAGCCAATGGGAAGTTTTGGTGCAGGGTACACTAGCGGGCTAGTTCAaagtgcacaagtgggtgaaggaaGAATCTTTCCACACTCAGGTCATTGGAGTGAAGATCCTGGCCATCGACGGAGATGGTGGGACTGGGTAGGGGTGTGCAGGTTAGGGGCATGCGAGGCAAATATGGGTGCATGTGCCAGACACGGGCATGCGCGCAAGGGTCATAGGTGTGCACACAAGGGGCCACGGGTGCACGCAGGCCATAGGGCACGCGCATTGGCTGCAGCCATGCATAAGCCGTAGGGCACGCACGCAGGGCGTGGGATGGGCAGCGGTCCTACATGCATGCCATGGGGTCATGCGCACAGGACGCAAGGACGTGTGATGGGTAGTGGCCCTGCACACACATCGCGGGGCGTGTGCCCAGGCCACGGGGTTACATGACAAACTGTGGGGGTGTACGATGGGCAGCTGGCCTACACGTAGGCCGTGGGTGTGCGCATAGGTCATAAGGGCTTATGATAGGCTATAAGGACACGGGATGGGCTGTGGAGGTGCTCGAGGGGTAGCGGCCCAGCACACAGGCCGTGGGGGTGCATAACAGACTGTGGGGGTGTGCGATGGGCTGCGGAGGCACGCGATGGACAGTGACCCTACACACAAGCCGCAAGGGCTCGTGCACAGGCCTAGGGGGCATATGACAAACTGCAGGGGCATGTGATGGGTGATGGGCAATGGGCTTGCACACTTCGCGGGTGCATGCATAGGCCACGAGGGCTCATAACAAGTTGCAAAGGGGTACGATGGGCTGCAGAGGCGTGCGATTGGCAGCTGCCCTGCAAGCACGCCGCAGGGGCACGCCCATAGGCGACAGGGGTGAATGACAGGCTACGGGGAGCGTGAGCTTTCGTATGAGGGGCGCAGGCAAGGCTATGCATGTGGGGCAGGCCGGGCTGTATGCTCACGAAGTGCGATATTCTGTGAATGATCatgggagatccgacggtctgattttgacatgccatatatcgttagaattgtaattctgagtactatccatccatatggtcatttcttaccggattccttcgtatataaaaagtcataattggagcCTTCTTTTCTTACGCACGTAGTTTTCGGGATTCTTGTGTGGGAATGTTTCGAGGTTAGGTTACCTCAGTCATCATCTCTCTTGATTGGAAGtaagaagtcacatccaagattcgtaagtcatcatagccagaaGAAGGTAACaagattgggtgtctacaagGCCCAGCTAGGAGTGGTCAAGGGTGGACTACTATAAGTAGTCACTCTTGGGTCCCTGCATTCACATTACGTGAATCATAGTTACTTACAGAGTAGTGGGGGACATCAGTAAGGGAGACTATAGAAAACCCTAGAGGTTTGTTCGTGGGACTCACCTTCAAGCGTGAGGAATCTTAGTTTGTGATAAAAGCTTATGGAGGCTCCCCAAACTACACACAGATATGGTTCTAGTCCATAAACGGTTCATGTTCTTTGTCTGTGACAACTACCTAAGGTTTTTGTGTGTTCTAATCACCGTGAGGGGATGATCTTTTGGACTAAACTACCAATACCTACTCCTCAAATTTAATAAGCTATAATCTGTAGTGCATGGTCTATCTGCAAGAGATAGTGAGATGACTTTGATAAGGAACTAATCTTTACCATTATACTTGTGTACTATTTCATCCTCTGTTTAAACAatgttttaactttttataaattttagcAATCTCCTTGAccctttaaaagaaaaatgaaaaaactgaaatttctaaaatatttcaaaattctTGCCCAATCCTCTTGGCATTCCAAATTGTTAAATATTTGAGATTTCATATTTGTGTGCGACATTACGACAGAATCAAAATTCCAGTGAAAGTTCCAAAAAATTGAATTCCAACCCACAACTTCTAGATGATGTACCATATATTTACAATAATCGACTTGATTTTCTTTGCTGCAGTGCAAAATTTGTGTTCAGAAAATATGATCCGTTTCAATCAACtaaaaaattgtcattttatATACAGCTTAATTAatcaaatataatattttatttattcatcactACATGAAAGGCGATGTCTACATATTTTCTATGAAATGGGCTTTGTGATCCTTTCTGGTATTATCTGATAGAATTCAGACACATGTAGGTGGGATCTGCTCCCCGGAAAGAATGGGGTTCACGTTAGAACATGTGGACTGAGCTGGTCCATCTGTTCCAATGTACTTCAAGTTGATGTCTCCAACCTCCAAGTTCTCACATGGTGCTCCTTTGCTACATGCTATTATGACTGCAAGCTGCGAGGATGATGTCCCTCTGATCTTGTTGAACTTGATGTTTCTCAGCTTAACAAGTGATGGATCCTACAAACATCAATTAGATAGTATTTATGTTTCTTCATAAAATGAAGTAGGGTTCAAGATAGGCAAAGGTTATCATAATATTCACTTACATCCTTATCACATTTAAGATGTGGGCAATACTCTTGATCCAAGATGACTGGATTGGAGACATTCTGCATGATTATATCCTCAAAGATGATATCAGAGGCGAAACCGGCAGGTGAAGAAGGCCATGTCTTGATCCTTACACCATTTTGGGTATTGATGAAGGTGCAGTTCCTCACAGAGATTCCAGatacatcttcttcatctttgtaCTTGCCTAAGCTGCCAACGCTAATGCCATGTCCTGGTCCACATACCACTTTGGTGACAGTTAGGTTGCGGGTACCAGGACCAATGGAGATACAATCATCACCAGTGGCGATCACTGTGTCGGTAATATTGATCCTCTCCGAGATTCCCATGTGGATACCGTCGGTGTTCGCACTCTCTTCGGGCGCAAATATGTGAACATGTTGAACAGTCATGTCGTAGCATTCGAAGAAGTTC is part of the Macadamia integrifolia cultivar HAES 741 unplaced genomic scaffold, SCU_Mint_v3 scaffold2541, whole genome shotgun sequence genome and encodes:
- the LOC122066705 gene encoding exopolygalacturonase-like, which gives rise to MDLKWKQWCFMCIVLGSRVAEAHIFDVKDFGGKADGKIDISKALLSAWTEACESLEPSTVLIPEGTYLLGPVNFKGPCKSPSIGFQLEGLVQAPSNPAAFKTDGWIVFQHINGLTLFGKGTIDGKGEEAWSINKCAQNPNCKMLPVSLRFNFLNNTLIRDITSFNSKYFHMNFFECYDMTVQHVHIFAPEESANTDGIHMGISERINITDTVIATGDDCISIGPGTRNLTVTKVVCGPGHGISVGSLGKYKDEEDVSGISVRNCTFINTQNGVRIKTWPSSPAGFASDIIFEDIIMQNVSNPVILDQEYCPHLKCDKDDPSLVKLRNIKFNKIRGTSSSQLAVIIACSKGAPCENLEVGDINLKYIGTDGPAQSTCSNVNPILSGEQIPPTCV